Proteins encoded in a region of the Thermodesulfobacteriota bacterium genome:
- the typA gene encoding translational GTPase TypA, whose translation TLVDSMLKQAGIFGAREEVRERVMDSMDLERERGITIMAKNTAVVYDGMKINIVDTPGHADFGGEVERILKMVDGVLLLVDASEGPLPQTRFVLKKALELDLPPILVINKIDRQDARIREVLDEVYDMFIDLDATEDQIDFPVVYAIARDGIAKLDPEDDSRDLKPLFDLLINKMPPPGGDPDGPLQLLVTNIDYSEYIGRLAVGRIESGTLRSGDAVAVVGADGMDADGAVARTRVTALYTFEGLERKETKEAGAGDIVALAGMENVGIGDTITDSEEPKPLPRIKIDEPTISVVFSVNDSPFAGRDGKYVTSNNLRERLEKELLYNVSIKVDFERPDAFKVMGRGELQIAIIIEMMRREGYELSVAMPETITKRIDDKLHEPMELLFVDVPEEYVGVVTQQLGIRKGKMIKMENNGYGRARLEFRVPSRGLIGFRSQFLTDTRGTGLMNHLFDGYEPFHGAITKRATGALVADRAGKSNTYALNHLQPRGTLFIKEGTPVYEGMIIGENSRDNDLDVNVTKEKKLTNMRAAGSDETLHLISPRVMSLEGAIEFIREDELVEVTPENIRLRKKVLQAGKRPKKVKE comes from the coding sequence ACGCTCGTGGACAGCATGCTCAAGCAGGCCGGCATATTCGGCGCCAGGGAAGAGGTGAGGGAGCGGGTCATGGACAGCATGGACCTCGAACGGGAGCGGGGCATAACCATCATGGCCAAGAACACCGCCGTCGTCTACGACGGGATGAAGATCAACATCGTCGACACCCCCGGGCACGCCGACTTCGGGGGCGAGGTCGAGAGGATCCTTAAGATGGTGGACGGCGTGCTCCTCTTGGTGGACGCCTCCGAGGGGCCGCTCCCGCAGACGAGGTTCGTCCTTAAGAAGGCGCTCGAACTCGACCTGCCTCCCATACTCGTCATAAATAAGATCGACAGGCAGGACGCGCGCATCCGGGAGGTGCTCGACGAGGTCTACGACATGTTCATAGACCTTGACGCCACCGAAGATCAGATCGACTTCCCCGTGGTCTACGCGATCGCGAGGGACGGCATAGCCAAGCTCGACCCGGAAGACGATTCTCGGGACCTGAAACCGCTCTTCGACCTCCTGATAAACAAGATGCCCCCGCCCGGTGGCGACCCGGACGGGCCGCTCCAGCTGCTCGTAACCAACATAGACTACTCGGAGTACATCGGCAGGCTCGCGGTCGGGAGGATAGAGTCCGGGACGCTCCGTTCCGGCGACGCGGTCGCCGTGGTGGGCGCCGACGGCATGGATGCCGATGGCGCGGTGGCGCGGACGAGGGTCACGGCCCTCTATACATTCGAGGGACTCGAAAGGAAGGAGACCAAAGAGGCGGGCGCGGGAGATATAGTGGCGCTCGCCGGCATGGAGAATGTCGGCATAGGGGATACGATAACCGACAGCGAAGAGCCGAAGCCTCTGCCCCGGATAAAGATCGACGAGCCCACCATATCGGTCGTCTTCTCGGTAAACGACTCCCCCTTTGCCGGCAGGGACGGCAAGTACGTCACCTCCAATAACCTGAGGGAGCGGCTCGAAAAAGAGCTCCTCTACAACGTCTCCATAAAGGTCGACTTCGAACGGCCCGACGCCTTCAAGGTGATGGGCAGGGGAGAGTTGCAGATAGCGATCATCATCGAGATGATGCGGCGGGAGGGCTACGAGCTCTCCGTGGCCATGCCCGAGACGATAACCAAGAGGATAGACGATAAGCTCCACGAGCCGATGGAGCTCCTCTTCGTGGACGTGCCCGAGGAGTACGTCGGCGTCGTCACCCAGCAGCTCGGGATACGCAAAGGGAAGATGATAAAGATGGAGAATAACGGCTACGGCAGGGCAAGGCTCGAGTTCAGGGTGCCGTCGAGGGGGCTGATCGGTTTCAGGTCCCAGTTCCTGACCGACACCCGCGGCACGGGCCTCATGAACCACCTCTTCGACGGATACGAGCCGTTCCACGGCGCCATAACGAAGCGCGCCACCGGGGCGCTCGTGGCCGACAGGGCGGGCAAGTCCAATACCTACGCCCTGAACCACCTCCAGCCACGCGGGACGCTCTTCATAAAGGAGGGCACCCCGGTCTACGAGGGCATGATAATAGGCGAGAACTCGCGCGATAACGACCTGGACGTGAACGTAACGAAAGAGAAGAAGCTCACCAACATGAGGGCGGCCGGCTCCGACGAGACGCTCCATCTCATATCCCCGAGGGTGATGAGCCTCGAGGGCGCCATCGAGTTCATAAGGGAGGACGAGCTTGTGGAGGTCACCCCGGAGAACATACGCCTGAGGAAGAAGGTGCTTCAGGCGGGCAAGAGGCCGAAAAAGGTTAAGGAATAG